A single window of Microbaculum marinisediminis DNA harbors:
- a CDS encoding carboxymuconolactone decarboxylase family protein, which translates to MDGLSLDALRKMVQDRLASVSDGQPLSDLDAALVRFALACSPFALHPQLSRSTAQDALRAGATPAQLHTVVVLVSGVGVHALMEGSRLVDALCHGPEADAPLSRDQQEIWDRHVGDRRIWKQLDAQVPGFLKSLLRQSPRAFESFFPSMAVAWQEEALTPVQIEMICIALDAMQAQRYGPGLRLHLDAAVGLGAGRRQLLQVLDIAAAPLPHPGIP; encoded by the coding sequence ATGGACGGACTGAGCCTCGATGCGCTGAGGAAGATGGTGCAGGACCGCCTAGCCTCGGTTTCCGACGGACAGCCCCTGTCGGATCTGGATGCGGCCCTGGTCAGGTTCGCGCTGGCCTGTTCGCCGTTTGCCTTGCACCCGCAGCTTTCGCGCAGCACCGCGCAAGATGCCCTGCGGGCCGGCGCGACACCGGCGCAACTGCACACTGTCGTCGTGCTCGTCTCCGGCGTCGGCGTCCACGCCCTGATGGAGGGCTCGCGCCTTGTCGACGCGCTCTGCCACGGCCCGGAGGCCGACGCGCCCCTGTCCCGGGACCAACAGGAGATCTGGGACAGGCACGTCGGCGATCGCCGCATCTGGAAACAGCTGGACGCGCAGGTTCCCGGGTTTCTGAAGTCCCTGCTCCGGCAGTCGCCGCGCGCCTTCGAGAGCTTCTTCCCGTCCATGGCCGTGGCATGGCAGGAAGAGGCGCTCACTCCGGTGCAGATCGAGATGATCTGCATCGCGCTCGACGCGATGCAGGCGCAGCGATACGGCCCTGGCCTACGCCTGCATCTGGACGCCGCGGTGGGCCTGGGCGCCGGTCGCCGTCAGCTGCTGCAGGTTCTGGACATCGCCGCCGCCCCCCTCCCCCATCCCGGAATCCCGTGA
- a CDS encoding acyl-CoA dehydrogenase family protein: MTMHAAAPKPGSEAEIWTEDRLRILNSARELGDAIRAAADDIDASRGVPAHIVEALSQAGVFRMSFPRSWGGPEMTPAHQFEVIEAIAQADGSTGWCAYIGANGGYFTAYLDQDEARSMFPTPESMDAATGGVPTPIGTAEVADGGYVISGRWSFGSGIRHSKWLVVGALVRQDGKVVLDEAGQPRAIAAFLPTSDIEIHDTWNATGLRGTGSHDFEVHAKYVAAERTFNFYSSPPRRPSALYAFPNIFFFNHSAVVLGIARSAIDTFKELCRTKKTPWGQLERQPFAVDALARAEAAVGAARSYALETLRDLYAALETQKSLSLEDAARFRLTITHCHRAAVEAVDLVFNAAGTTAVKVPGILDRCFRDVHTANQHLVASPMSYSIIGAMMLGTVPADPLYFPPRKG, from the coding sequence ATGACGATGCATGCTGCCGCTCCGAAACCGGGGTCAGAGGCGGAAATCTGGACCGAAGACCGCCTGCGGATCCTGAACTCGGCGCGAGAACTCGGCGACGCCATCCGGGCGGCGGCAGACGACATCGACGCCAGTCGCGGCGTCCCCGCGCATATCGTCGAGGCGCTTTCGCAGGCCGGCGTGTTCCGGATGTCATTTCCCCGTAGCTGGGGAGGGCCGGAGATGACGCCGGCCCATCAGTTCGAGGTGATCGAGGCGATCGCGCAAGCCGACGGATCCACCGGCTGGTGCGCCTATATCGGCGCCAACGGGGGATATTTCACCGCCTATCTGGATCAGGACGAGGCGCGGTCGATGTTCCCCACGCCGGAGAGCATGGATGCTGCGACCGGCGGCGTGCCGACGCCGATCGGGACGGCAGAGGTCGCCGACGGCGGCTACGTCATCTCGGGGCGTTGGTCGTTCGGCAGCGGTATCCGGCACTCGAAGTGGCTCGTGGTCGGCGCGCTCGTGCGACAGGACGGGAAGGTCGTCCTGGACGAGGCCGGCCAGCCGCGCGCGATCGCCGCGTTCCTGCCGACCTCGGACATCGAGATCCACGACACCTGGAACGCGACGGGGCTGCGCGGCACCGGCAGCCACGATTTCGAGGTCCACGCGAAGTACGTTGCCGCCGAGCGGACGTTCAATTTCTACTCGTCGCCGCCCCGCCGCCCGAGCGCGCTCTATGCCTTCCCGAACATCTTCTTCTTCAATCACTCGGCGGTGGTGCTGGGCATCGCCCGGTCCGCGATCGACACGTTCAAGGAACTGTGCCGGACCAAGAAGACGCCGTGGGGGCAACTGGAACGCCAGCCGTTCGCCGTTGACGCGCTGGCACGGGCAGAGGCCGCCGTCGGCGCGGCCCGGAGCTACGCCCTCGAGACGTTGCGCGACCTCTACGCGGCCCTGGAGACACAGAAGTCCCTGTCGCTCGAGGATGCGGCGCGCTTCCGCCTGACGATCACGCATTGCCACCGGGCCGCTGTGGAGGCCGTCGATCTCGTCTTCAATGCGGCGGGCACCACGGCGGTCAAGGTGCCCGGCATCCTCGACCGGTGCTTCCGCGATGTGCACACGGCCAACCAGCATCTGGTCGCCTCGCCGATGAGCTATTCGATCATCGGCGCGATGATGCTGGGGACCGTGCCCGCCGATCCGCTCTACTTCCCGCCCCGCAAGGGCTGA
- a CDS encoding flavin reductase, whose product MSIDRTAFRAAMSRLGASVNLITTDGPAGRYGMIASAVCSVTDDPPTVLVCINRSSSSYRTIRANRVLCVNVLAADHEPLSRRFSDPNLSVEDRFAAMGQWTSLVTGSPALHGASVALDCKVTAARNVGTHCVFFCEVADAHLAGTAQALIYFDRTYHPLTAWQAPAADAY is encoded by the coding sequence ATGAGCATCGATCGAACCGCTTTCCGCGCGGCGATGTCGCGCCTCGGCGCCTCGGTGAACCTGATCACCACCGACGGGCCGGCCGGGCGCTACGGCATGATCGCGTCCGCCGTCTGCAGCGTGACCGACGATCCGCCCACGGTACTCGTCTGCATCAATCGAAGCTCGAGCAGCTACCGCACGATCCGGGCGAACCGGGTTCTCTGCGTCAACGTCCTGGCGGCAGACCACGAGCCGCTGTCGCGGCGGTTCTCCGATCCGAACCTGTCGGTGGAAGACCGGTTCGCGGCGATGGGGCAGTGGACCAGCCTGGTGACGGGGTCGCCTGCTCTCCACGGAGCGTCCGTGGCGCTGGACTGCAAGGTGACGGCTGCGCGCAATGTGGGAACGCATTGCGTGTTCTTCTGCGAGGTCGCGGATGCGCACCTGGCCGGAACCGCGCAGGCCCTGATCTACTTCGACAGGACGTACCATCCGCTGACCGCCTGGCAGGCACCGGCTGCCGACGCCTACTGA
- a CDS encoding quinone oxidoreductase family protein produces MKALIFDAIGSEADKFDVVALRDIPAVAPGRHEVVVKMLLAPVNWSDFLFIGGRYPEPRVPRLPGQIAGITGVGVVVEGGAATRIAPGTVVSFSHPGSWADFTSVPEAALIPVPTGLPLHIAAQIGNPLTAWDLLRMANLGPGGTIVLTAAYANVARCVAQLAARSGLHVIGTARRLSPEGRPAGYDAVLELSDEGLEAPGQADAVLDRVMTATGGRAPDVIVDCVGGPALGMLARALAPYGKIITYGTLTGRDLGLNNPLIMSKFLSLQAYGYRYFSTMPAADAHHHRQALAALTEQPFSLPPPADLHGLDDFRLAIDRHFDGARHGKQVFRIADHAEIEEAAAKLGLASAFG; encoded by the coding sequence ATGAAAGCTCTGATCTTCGATGCGATCGGCTCCGAGGCCGACAAGTTCGACGTGGTTGCATTGCGCGATATTCCCGCCGTCGCGCCCGGCCGCCACGAGGTGGTCGTCAAGATGCTCCTGGCGCCGGTGAACTGGTCCGATTTCCTGTTCATCGGAGGGCGATATCCGGAACCGCGCGTGCCGCGCCTGCCGGGGCAGATAGCCGGGATCACCGGCGTCGGCGTGGTGGTCGAAGGTGGCGCGGCCACGCGGATCGCGCCGGGAACGGTCGTGTCGTTCAGCCATCCGGGCAGTTGGGCGGACTTCACGTCCGTACCCGAAGCGGCCCTGATCCCCGTTCCAACGGGGCTGCCGCTGCACATAGCGGCGCAGATCGGCAATCCGCTGACGGCATGGGACCTCCTGCGCATGGCCAATCTCGGTCCCGGCGGGACCATCGTGCTCACGGCTGCCTACGCGAACGTGGCGCGCTGCGTCGCGCAACTCGCCGCCCGGTCCGGACTTCATGTCATCGGTACGGCGCGAAGGCTGTCACCGGAGGGCAGGCCGGCGGGGTATGACGCGGTTCTCGAGCTGTCGGATGAGGGCCTTGAAGCGCCAGGCCAGGCCGACGCAGTCCTGGATCGGGTGATGACCGCGACGGGCGGTCGGGCGCCGGACGTCATCGTCGATTGCGTGGGAGGGCCGGCGCTCGGGATGCTCGCGCGCGCGCTGGCCCCGTATGGAAAGATCATCACCTACGGGACGCTGACCGGCCGCGATCTCGGCCTCAACAATCCCTTGATCATGTCCAAGTTCCTGAGCCTTCAAGCTTATGGCTACCGGTACTTCTCGACCATGCCGGCGGCGGACGCCCATCATCACCGGCAGGCACTCGCGGCGCTCACGGAACAGCCGTTCTCGCTTCCGCCCCCCGCCGACCTGCACGGGCTCGACGACTTCAGGTTGGCCATCGACCGGCATTTCGATGGCGCCCGTCACGGCAAACAGGTTTTCCGGATCGCGGACCACGCCGAGATCGAAGAGGCAGCGGCGAAACTGGGCCTCGCATCGGCCTTCGGCTAG
- the dctP gene encoding TRAP transporter substrate-binding protein DctP has translation MSLLGSSTFTWRALRRTSAGALALAAATLGLASAAPAETVIKFATTMPNGSVMMKAVYQPWIDALNEAGKGEFVVVPQEPPFAVTTNVWDRVVSGVADMGFAILPNTGVPFPRSTVSMLPGLVDNDTEAGSIAFWRLYERGLLADEFDSVKIMNIVALPPAVLVSKEPITSLDQLAGKKVRVLDKISADAVEALGGSSIAIPFSDTYQALSSGVVDAILANGTTLLYYKFGELMTKQVNNVYFGMLPSVIFMNKEFYEGLSPKAKEIVDRFVGEESSRQIGAAYTKFESENYATLGSQNSAYTFIELPRDERDRWHEAIEPIVSDWVNATPDGQALVDAFKEEYAKAKQ, from the coding sequence ATGTCATTACTGGGCTCCAGCACGTTCACCTGGCGCGCGTTGCGTCGCACATCGGCCGGGGCTCTCGCTCTGGCCGCGGCGACGCTCGGCCTGGCCTCGGCAGCGCCGGCGGAGACGGTCATCAAATTCGCCACGACGATGCCCAATGGCAGCGTGATGATGAAAGCGGTCTACCAGCCGTGGATCGACGCGCTGAACGAGGCCGGCAAGGGCGAGTTCGTGGTGGTGCCGCAGGAGCCGCCCTTCGCGGTCACGACGAATGTCTGGGACCGCGTCGTCAGCGGGGTGGCGGACATGGGGTTCGCCATCCTGCCCAATACCGGCGTGCCGTTTCCGCGCAGCACCGTATCGATGCTGCCGGGACTGGTGGACAACGACACCGAAGCGGGATCGATCGCGTTCTGGCGGTTGTACGAGCGGGGCCTGCTGGCGGACGAATTCGACAGCGTCAAGATCATGAACATCGTCGCGCTGCCGCCCGCGGTGCTGGTATCGAAGGAGCCGATCACCTCGCTCGACCAGCTTGCCGGCAAGAAGGTGCGCGTGCTCGACAAGATCAGTGCGGATGCCGTGGAGGCGCTGGGCGGGTCGTCCATCGCGATCCCGTTTTCCGACACCTACCAGGCGCTGAGCTCCGGCGTCGTCGATGCCATTTTGGCCAATGGCACGACGCTGCTGTACTACAAGTTCGGCGAGCTGATGACGAAGCAGGTGAACAACGTCTACTTCGGCATGCTGCCCTCGGTGATCTTCATGAACAAGGAATTCTATGAAGGCCTTTCGCCCAAGGCGAAGGAGATCGTGGACAGGTTTGTCGGCGAGGAGTCGTCGCGTCAGATCGGTGCCGCATATACCAAGTTCGAGAGCGAGAACTATGCAACGCTCGGCTCGCAGAACAGCGCGTACACGTTCATCGAGCTTCCGCGGGACGAGCGGGATCGCTGGCACGAAGCGATCGAGCCGATCGTGTCCGACTGGGTGAACGCCACGCCGGACGGCCAGGCGCTGGTGGACGCCTTCAAGGAAGAGTACGCCAAAGCCAAGCAATAG
- a CDS encoding Crp/Fnr family transcriptional regulator, whose product MTSSIKRSMSSPVDCDACAARVDGLCALYSANILPLPARFRAADKHLAAGEDVLGVGETFDGIYNLVEGWVALYTLLDDGRRQVLHFGLPGAVIGFQPDSSAITTYGVQALTDAAFCFIPRKNLAPLVQECPEIAMRLAWLMSRDRSLSFGHLTSIGRHSARERVSQLLLELFTRYRSQWPGHRIEELRLPLTQELIGDATGLTGVHVNRVLRELKRDGIVEFQYRKLRILDPDKLVQVARIDPHLLAPWIRRHGEGEGMRAGPHTLPARATRVAA is encoded by the coding sequence ATGACGAGCTCCATCAAGAGATCGATGTCCAGTCCCGTCGACTGCGACGCCTGTGCGGCGCGCGTCGATGGGCTGTGCGCACTGTATAGCGCAAACATATTGCCCCTGCCGGCCCGCTTCAGGGCGGCAGACAAGCACCTGGCTGCCGGTGAAGACGTCCTCGGCGTCGGCGAAACCTTCGACGGAATATACAATCTGGTCGAAGGCTGGGTGGCCCTCTACACCCTGCTTGACGACGGACGGCGGCAGGTCCTGCATTTCGGGCTCCCCGGTGCCGTCATCGGCTTCCAGCCCGACAGCAGTGCGATAACCACCTATGGCGTCCAGGCCCTGACGGACGCGGCCTTCTGCTTCATTCCGCGGAAAAACCTCGCCCCGCTCGTTCAGGAATGTCCCGAAATCGCGATGCGCCTCGCGTGGCTGATGTCACGTGACCGGAGCCTGTCGTTCGGCCACCTGACGAGCATCGGGCGGCATTCGGCGCGCGAACGCGTGTCGCAGCTCCTCCTCGAACTCTTCACCCGATACCGGTCGCAATGGCCAGGGCATCGCATCGAGGAACTGCGTCTGCCGCTCACGCAGGAGCTGATCGGCGACGCGACCGGCCTGACCGGCGTGCATGTCAATCGGGTCCTGCGGGAGCTGAAGCGGGATGGCATCGTCGAGTTCCAATACCGCAAGCTGCGGATCCTCGATCCCGACAAGCTGGTGCAGGTGGCCCGGATAGACCCGCATCTGCTGGCGCCGTGGATCAGGCGCCACGGGGAGGGCGAGGGTATGCGCGCCGGGCCGCACACACTGCCTGCCAGAGCGACCCGGGTCGCGGCATGA
- a CDS encoding YHS domain-containing protein — protein MDALVYFLFWAALIFVMMRLGCGAHVMGHGGRGARAGRSQDASDALRWIPPETEVDPVCGREIRTAAAKSAVHDGTVYYFCSRECRERFEATPDSYLTAEAANEPKLVEQSDG, from the coding sequence ATGGATGCGCTGGTCTATTTCCTGTTCTGGGCCGCGCTGATATTCGTGATGATGCGGCTCGGCTGCGGTGCCCATGTCATGGGGCACGGTGGCCGCGGCGCGCGCGCCGGACGGTCTCAGGACGCCAGCGACGCGCTGCGCTGGATACCGCCGGAGACGGAGGTCGATCCCGTCTGCGGCCGGGAGATCCGTACCGCCGCGGCGAAGTCGGCGGTCCATGACGGCACGGTCTACTATTTCTGCTCGCGCGAATGCCGCGAGCGCTTCGAGGCCACGCCCGACAGCTATCTGACTGCCGAGGCCGCGAACGAGCCGAAACTCGTGGAGCAGTCCGATGGGTGA
- a CDS encoding DUF5676 family membrane protein, with protein sequence MGDTSQSPVRRDSGTPLRIASAPRIPVMALGMSLGLFLAITYVLCVGFDLLFPGMAMYQTWLRLLPGFTWLTWPSFFLGLFEAFAYGWFVAFVFAPLFNVFAKRWG encoded by the coding sequence ATGGGTGACACGTCGCAATCACCCGTTCGTCGCGATTCGGGAACGCCGCTGCGTATCGCATCGGCGCCGCGCATTCCGGTCATGGCGCTCGGCATGAGCCTCGGACTGTTCCTGGCGATCACCTACGTCCTGTGCGTCGGTTTCGACCTGCTTTTCCCCGGCATGGCTATGTATCAGACGTGGCTCAGGCTCCTGCCGGGATTTACCTGGCTCACATGGCCGAGCTTCTTCCTCGGCCTTTTCGAGGCGTTCGCGTATGGCTGGTTCGTCGCGTTCGTCTTCGCGCCGCTGTTCAACGTCTTCGCCAAACGGTGGGGCTGA
- a CDS encoding Spy/CpxP family protein refolding chaperone, translating to MTKVFATAALALALNVTAFAPSFAQMPGQGGPMMGMMGGGCMMGQNMMGSGMMGQGMMRQGQMGQGQMGQGQMGQGQMGAGGGMGGPGMMRGQPRMAAMVDGRLAYLKTELGITEAQADAWNGYAEAIKGRVETMRDMRESMMEAMQKGTAPERMAARIGGMEAMLESMKAVQPATEQLYSALTDDQKGIADQLIGMDCGAM from the coding sequence ATGACCAAAGTCTTCGCGACCGCCGCGCTCGCTCTCGCGCTGAACGTGACCGCGTTCGCGCCGTCCTTCGCCCAGATGCCCGGCCAGGGCGGACCGATGATGGGCATGATGGGCGGCGGGTGCATGATGGGGCAGAACATGATGGGCTCGGGAATGATGGGCCAGGGCATGATGCGCCAGGGTCAGATGGGCCAGGGACAGATGGGGCAGGGACAGATGGGGCAGGGACAGATGGGTGCGGGGGGCGGCATGGGCGGTCCCGGCATGATGCGGGGCCAGCCCCGGATGGCGGCCATGGTCGACGGTCGCCTCGCCTACCTCAAGACCGAACTCGGCATCACCGAGGCGCAGGCCGACGCCTGGAACGGTTATGCCGAAGCCATAAAGGGGCGCGTCGAAACGATGCGTGACATGCGCGAAAGCATGATGGAGGCGATGCAGAAAGGGACCGCACCCGAACGCATGGCGGCCCGCATCGGCGGCATGGAGGCCATGCTCGAGTCGATGAAGGCCGTCCAGCCGGCGACCGAGCAGCTCTATTCGGCCCTGACAGACGATCAAAAAGGGATTGCGGACCAACTTATCGGAATGGATTGCGGAGCCATGTGA
- a CDS encoding APC family permease — MTSTTHDRRSPRYETGSLTLTGAVAMGTGVMIGAGIFALTGQIAELAGELFPLAFVAAAIVTGFSAYSYVKLANAYPSAGGIAMFLEKAYGKSMMTGACALLMYFSMVINESLVARTFGTYTLQLFDAGGMDWLVPALGVGLLAFAFAVNIASNRVIQTLSFFMAFLKIGGVAAFAVAGLWVSGLSFKSVGLTPAESGAGGFLGAVALGILAYKGFTTITNSGGEIVEPHRNVGRAIVIAIGICVVIYVLVALAVGANLTIGEIVASRDYALAQAARPAFGDYGLWFTVLFAIVATVSGVIASVFAVSRMLAMLTEMKLVPHSHFGMPGSIQKHTLVYTIVAAMMLTVFFDLGRIAALGAIFYIVMDIAIHWGVFRHLRKEIGANGFILVAAMALDVVVLMALLVVKATTDVLVIYAAIAGMALIFAGERVFLRAR, encoded by the coding sequence ATGACTTCGACGACACACGATCGCAGATCTCCGCGCTACGAAACCGGCAGCCTGACCCTGACCGGCGCCGTGGCGATGGGCACCGGCGTCATGATCGGCGCCGGGATCTTCGCGCTGACCGGGCAGATCGCCGAGCTGGCGGGCGAATTGTTTCCGCTCGCGTTCGTCGCCGCGGCGATCGTCACCGGGTTCAGCGCCTATTCCTACGTCAAGCTGGCGAATGCGTACCCCTCCGCCGGGGGGATCGCGATGTTCCTGGAAAAGGCCTACGGCAAGTCGATGATGACCGGCGCCTGCGCGCTGCTCATGTATTTCTCCATGGTCATCAACGAGAGCCTGGTGGCCCGCACCTTCGGCACGTACACGCTGCAGCTGTTCGATGCGGGTGGCATGGACTGGCTGGTGCCCGCGCTCGGCGTCGGCCTGCTGGCCTTCGCCTTCGCGGTGAACATAGCCAGCAACCGGGTTATCCAGACGCTTTCGTTCTTCATGGCCTTCCTGAAGATCGGCGGCGTGGCGGCGTTCGCGGTGGCGGGGCTCTGGGTGTCCGGGCTCTCCTTCAAGAGCGTGGGGCTTACGCCGGCGGAGTCCGGGGCCGGCGGCTTTCTCGGCGCGGTGGCGCTCGGCATCCTCGCCTACAAGGGGTTCACGACGATCACCAACAGCGGCGGCGAGATCGTGGAGCCGCACCGGAACGTCGGCCGCGCCATCGTGATCGCCATCGGCATCTGCGTGGTGATCTACGTCCTCGTCGCGCTGGCCGTCGGCGCAAACCTGACCATCGGCGAGATCGTCGCATCACGAGACTATGCGCTGGCGCAGGCCGCGCGCCCCGCCTTCGGCGATTACGGTCTCTGGTTCACCGTGCTGTTCGCGATCGTCGCGACGGTCTCGGGCGTTATCGCCAGCGTCTTCGCGGTCTCGCGCATGCTGGCGATGCTCACCGAGATGAAACTCGTGCCGCACAGCCATTTCGGCATGCCGGGCAGCATCCAGAAGCATACGCTGGTCTATACGATCGTCGCGGCGATGATGCTGACGGTCTTCTTCGATCTGGGACGGATCGCTGCGCTCGGCGCGATCTTCTACATCGTCATGGACATCGCCATCCACTGGGGCGTCTTTCGTCATCTTCGCAAAGAAATCGGCGCCAACGGTTTCATTCTGGTCGCGGCCATGGCCCTGGATGTGGTGGTCCTGATGGCGCTTCTCGTCGTCAAGGCGACGACGGACGTGCTCGTGATCTATGCGGCCATCGCCGGGATGGCACTGATCTTCGCCGGTGAGAGAGTGTTTCTTCGTGCGCGTTGA
- a CDS encoding SHOCT domain-containing protein, producing MSRSTILAACLMGVFSAVFGVTGPAWAQGGMGYYGHSGSHMGFGGGFGWIFGPLFMLALIAAIVAVIVLMVRWIGGGSGQIPPQAQPSGKTPLDILQQRFARGEIDKAEYEERRRVLED from the coding sequence ATGAGCCGCAGTACCATTCTTGCCGCATGCCTGATGGGCGTGTTTTCGGCGGTTTTCGGTGTCACGGGACCAGCCTGGGCGCAGGGTGGCATGGGCTATTACGGCCACTCCGGATCGCACATGGGATTCGGCGGCGGCTTCGGCTGGATCTTCGGGCCGCTGTTCATGCTTGCGCTCATCGCGGCAATCGTCGCCGTCATCGTCTTGATGGTGCGCTGGATCGGGGGCGGTTCCGGTCAAATCCCGCCGCAGGCTCAGCCATCGGGCAAGACCCCGCTCGATATCCTCCAGCAGCGTTTCGCCCGCGGCGAGATCGACAAGGCGGAGTACGAGGAGCGCCGGCGCGTGCTCGAGGATTGA
- a CDS encoding L,D-transpeptidase — MLSRRCFVAGGICTGILAGPFAANAHIAGASQLDPRFAPQTVRYPGYGPGTIVVDTGNRFLYLSLENDNARRYGVGVGRAGLSLKGAAIVGRKAEWPSWRPTRNMIRRNPTKYARYANGVPGGRNNPLGARALYLYRNGRDTLYRIHGTNEPSSIGRSVSNGCIRMLNDHVIDLYERVPVGTQVVVL; from the coding sequence GTGCTCTCGCGTCGTTGCTTCGTTGCCGGCGGCATCTGTACCGGCATTCTCGCCGGTCCGTTTGCCGCCAACGCTCACATCGCCGGGGCGTCTCAACTCGACCCTCGGTTCGCGCCGCAGACGGTTCGGTACCCGGGCTATGGTCCGGGAACGATCGTGGTCGATACCGGCAACCGGTTCCTCTACCTGTCGCTGGAGAATGACAACGCGCGGCGCTACGGCGTCGGCGTCGGTCGGGCCGGGCTGTCCCTGAAAGGGGCCGCAATTGTCGGCAGAAAGGCCGAATGGCCGAGCTGGCGCCCGACCAGAAACATGATCCGGCGCAATCCGACGAAATACGCGCGCTACGCCAACGGCGTGCCCGGCGGACGGAACAATCCGCTCGGCGCACGCGCCCTGTACCTCTATCGGAATGGACGCGACACGCTCTATCGCATCCACGGCACGAACGAGCCCTCGTCGATCGGCCGATCTGTATCGAACGGCTGCATTCGCATGCTCAACGATCACGTGATCGACCTCTACGAGCGCGTGCCTGTGGGAACGCAGGTGGTCGTGCTGTGA
- a CDS encoding DUF411 domain-containing protein: MSKFIVSTVTAFLIAATATVQAEARAAEGQKVIVFKTPWCSCCEVWTEALEAEGYSVDARDLEDLDPIKSQARVPEAMEACHTALLDGYVLEGHVPLAAIDKLLSERPKVVGIAVPGMPMGSLGMGDDKDADYTVYAYTSDAEVAPAVFYEVGR, from the coding sequence ATGAGCAAGTTCATCGTTTCCACCGTGACCGCCTTCTTGATCGCCGCCACTGCGACCGTCCAGGCAGAGGCGCGTGCCGCCGAGGGGCAGAAGGTCATCGTCTTCAAGACACCCTGGTGTAGCTGCTGCGAAGTCTGGACGGAGGCGCTCGAGGCGGAAGGCTACAGCGTCGACGCGCGCGATCTGGAGGATCTGGATCCGATCAAGAGCCAGGCGCGTGTTCCCGAAGCGATGGAGGCCTGCCACACAGCCCTGCTCGACGGATACGTGCTGGAGGGCCATGTGCCCCTGGCGGCCATCGACAAGCTGCTGAGCGAACGGCCCAAGGTGGTCGGAATCGCGGTTCCCGGCATGCCGATGGGGTCGCTGGGAATGGGCGACGACAAGGACGCCGACTACACGGTCTACGCCTATACCAGCGACGCCGAGGTCGCGCCCGCGGTGTTCTACGAGGTGGGCCGGTGA